The Sphingosinicella humi genome has a window encoding:
- a CDS encoding metal-dependent hydrolase — translation MARDATPSDLTITPRDRRFGRGVRTERWWNGGDPVATALYNALSATFPKGEAFFVESVRLFRDGANPKLAAEIKAFTTQEVMHSREHMQFNKRAHEAGYDLSALEDRVDWRLDLVRSRPPIASLAATMALEHFTAILAHELLRDPRHLAGADAETAAMWRWHAIEEIEHKGVAYDTWLHATRDWPRFKRWKVKAKVMLLVTRNFVVDRTLGSLELLRQDGITGPGAWARLFWFAWVRPGMLRKIFAAWASFFMPGFHPWNHDDRALIEREEKTLSAQVA, via the coding sequence ATGGCCCGCGATGCGACACCTTCCGATCTGACGATCACGCCCCGCGACCGTCGTTTCGGCCGCGGCGTACGCACCGAGCGCTGGTGGAATGGCGGCGATCCGGTGGCGACGGCGCTTTACAATGCGCTGTCGGCGACCTTTCCCAAGGGCGAGGCTTTCTTTGTCGAGAGCGTGAGGCTGTTCCGCGACGGCGCGAACCCGAAGCTCGCTGCCGAGATCAAGGCCTTTACGACCCAGGAGGTAATGCACAGCCGCGAGCATATGCAGTTCAACAAGCGGGCGCATGAGGCGGGCTACGACCTTTCCGCGCTCGAGGATCGCGTCGACTGGCGTCTCGATCTCGTGCGCTCACGCCCGCCGATCGCCAGCCTCGCCGCAACCATGGCGCTGGAGCACTTCACCGCCATTCTTGCCCATGAGCTGCTGAGGGACCCGCGTCATCTCGCCGGGGCCGACGCGGAGACGGCGGCGATGTGGCGTTGGCACGCGATCGAGGAGATCGAACATAAGGGTGTCGCCTACGACACCTGGCTCCACGCGACGCGCGACTGGCCGCGCTTCAAGCGATGGAAGGTGAAGGCGAAGGTGATGCTGCTCGTCACCCGCAATTTCGTCGTCGACCGGACGCTGGGCTCGCTTGAGCTGCTGCGCCAGGACGGCATCACCGGGCCTGGAGCGTGGGCGCGGCTGTTCTGGTTCGCCTGGGTGCGGCCCGGCATGTTACGAAAGATCTTCGCCGCCTGGGCGAGCTTCTTCATGCCGGGCTTCCACCCCTGGAACCACGACGACCGCGCGCTGATCGAGAGGGAAGAGAAAACTCTCTCAGCGCAGGTGGCGTAG
- a CDS encoding Pycsar system effector family protein — MDDQTPETLRFPANAVHLVRTTQMIHVQLSAMADQKASILMAATFVIFTITIGQARGTMVPIPLLILGASAFFSAVCAVLAVLPATKYKRKGGLNLLFFGSFTQLEEDDYLEQITERLQTDEGIYLTMARDIYQNGVVLARKKYRLLGYAYRIFLVGLVASFIAFIVQYGRHSL; from the coding sequence ATGGACGATCAAACGCCTGAAACATTGCGATTTCCCGCGAATGCCGTGCATCTCGTGCGGACGACGCAGATGATTCATGTGCAGCTTTCGGCGATGGCGGACCAGAAGGCGAGCATCCTGATGGCGGCGACGTTCGTCATTTTCACCATCACCATCGGCCAGGCGCGCGGGACGATGGTGCCGATCCCGCTTCTGATCCTCGGCGCCTCGGCCTTCTTCTCGGCCGTGTGCGCGGTGCTCGCGGTGCTGCCGGCGACCAAATACAAGCGGAAGGGCGGGCTCAACCTGCTCTTCTTCGGCTCCTTCACGCAGCTGGAGGAGGACGATTATCTCGAGCAGATCACCGAGCGGCTGCAGACGGACGAGGGCATCTACCTCACCATGGCCCGCGACATCTACCAGAACGGTGTCGTGCTCGCCCGCAAGAAATACCGGCTCCTGGGCTATGCCTATCGCATCTTCCTGGTCGGGCTGGTCGCGAGCTTCATCGCTTTCATCGTTCAATATGGGCGGCACAGCCTTTGA
- a CDS encoding TonB-dependent receptor encodes MPISFAAVLQGLTVLATGALCFAPTPANAQATTSASADKAAIIVTARRLEEPLQVVPISVTALDDDALHGMGAETLADVARAVPNLIVAPVGVLGAEQPAIRGIFSPAGSSTVGIYIDDVPIQIRSLGFAGNADIRTFDLVRVEVLRGPQGTLFGANSMGGTIRFITRQPDLHLSDVRTQAEIGFTKGGGISREINGAVGGPIVPGRLGFRAGAYYRLDAGYVDRVDRRSGALRERNINDVSALALRAGLKAAVGETVELTPSLLYQKSRRDDYPLFESNLGPHRQSALHRQPGEDEFILPSLTAKAALGGAELTSVTAYLDRDDRQVTDYSLTFGELVLGGLVPGLVPEGGTRSLTRVTQRSFTHETRLSSASAEAPLRWVVGAFYRRSRLGLTQSVVEPGISDLVESFFGASIEAVFGAPLLPGGISYRGTERVRETQLAGFGEVSWRLSDALEATAGVRVTRSRLGLRVLSEGPYAGGSITQPDERTQRETPVTPRFGLAYRPTQDWLLYASVGKGFRVGGANPPVPAGPCAADLRAFGRAEAPVSFNSDSLWSYEIGAKSSWSRRRLQLGLSLFHIDWDGIQQPVSLSDCGFSFVDNLGTARSRGFELEAEARPVPPLTLTAAIGYVDARFRSTILGGAMPSGERAIIVERGDRVPYVPRWTTRLAGGYRAALARSLEGFLAAEYQYSSRYRRAPSEVAVGYDPRVYRGEAYGNLLARAGMEGDGWTVSAFVDNLLDDRSILFSSADLVPATGAPLRQLTPRPRTIGFSGSLLF; translated from the coding sequence ATGCCCATTTCATTCGCGGCCGTGTTGCAAGGCCTTACTGTCCTTGCCACCGGAGCCCTGTGCTTCGCGCCGACCCCCGCCAACGCCCAAGCCACGACTTCCGCCTCAGCCGACAAGGCGGCGATCATCGTGACCGCGCGGCGGCTGGAGGAGCCACTTCAGGTCGTACCTATCAGCGTCACCGCCCTGGATGATGACGCCCTGCACGGAATGGGAGCGGAAACGCTGGCCGACGTGGCCCGCGCCGTTCCGAACCTCATCGTCGCTCCGGTCGGCGTGCTCGGCGCCGAGCAGCCGGCCATCCGCGGCATCTTCTCGCCCGCCGGCTCATCCACCGTCGGCATTTACATCGACGACGTGCCGATCCAGATTCGGTCGCTCGGATTTGCCGGCAATGCCGACATAAGAACCTTCGACCTGGTCCGTGTGGAGGTGCTGCGCGGCCCGCAGGGGACGCTGTTCGGGGCCAATTCGATGGGCGGCACGATCCGGTTCATCACCCGCCAGCCCGACCTTCACTTGTCCGACGTCCGGACCCAGGCCGAAATCGGCTTCACGAAGGGTGGCGGCATCAGTCGCGAGATCAACGGTGCCGTAGGCGGTCCGATAGTGCCGGGACGGCTCGGTTTCCGGGCCGGTGCCTATTATCGCCTCGACGCCGGCTATGTCGATCGGGTCGACCGCCGGTCGGGCGCGCTGCGTGAGCGCAACATCAACGACGTCTCCGCCCTGGCCCTGCGCGCGGGATTGAAGGCGGCGGTCGGCGAAACCGTCGAACTGACCCCGTCGCTCCTCTACCAGAAGAGCCGGCGGGACGATTACCCGCTGTTCGAGAGCAACTTGGGGCCGCATCGGCAGAGCGCCCTGCACCGCCAGCCGGGCGAGGACGAGTTCATCCTCCCCAGCCTCACCGCCAAGGCTGCACTGGGCGGCGCGGAGCTCACCAGCGTCACCGCCTATCTCGATCGGGACGACCGGCAGGTGACGGATTATTCGCTGACCTTCGGCGAGCTTGTCCTTGGCGGCCTCGTTCCGGGCCTCGTGCCCGAGGGCGGCACCCGCAGCCTCACCCGTGTGACGCAGCGAAGCTTCACCCACGAGACACGCCTGTCTTCCGCCTCGGCCGAAGCGCCGCTGCGCTGGGTCGTGGGGGCCTTCTATCGCCGGTCGCGCCTGGGGCTGACCCAATCGGTGGTGGAGCCCGGCATCAGCGATCTCGTCGAGAGCTTTTTCGGCGCCTCGATCGAGGCCGTGTTCGGCGCACCGCTCCTGCCGGGCGGCATAAGCTATCGCGGCACCGAGCGGGTGCGCGAGACGCAGCTCGCCGGTTTCGGTGAAGTCTCCTGGCGCCTCTCAGACGCGCTCGAGGCCACCGCCGGCGTGCGCGTCACTCGCTCCCGGCTCGGTTTACGCGTGCTGTCGGAAGGTCCCTATGCAGGCGGATCGATCACGCAGCCGGACGAACGGACGCAGAGGGAGACGCCCGTGACGCCTCGCTTCGGCCTCGCGTACCGGCCGACGCAGGATTGGCTTCTCTACGCCAGCGTGGGCAAGGGCTTCCGTGTCGGCGGCGCCAATCCGCCGGTGCCGGCGGGTCCGTGCGCGGCCGATCTTCGCGCCTTCGGGCGCGCCGAGGCGCCGGTCTCCTTCAATTCGGATTCGCTGTGGAGCTATGAAATCGGCGCCAAGTCCTCCTGGTCGCGGCGGCGGCTGCAACTGGGCCTGTCGCTCTTTCACATCGACTGGGACGGTATCCAGCAGCCGGTGAGCTTGTCCGATTGCGGCTTCTCCTTCGTCGACAATCTCGGCACCGCCCGAAGCCGGGGCTTCGAGCTGGAGGCGGAGGCGCGGCCGGTGCCGCCGCTGACGCTGACCGCCGCCATCGGCTATGTCGACGCACGCTTCCGCAGCACCATCCTGGGCGGCGCCATGCCCAGCGGTGAGCGCGCCATCATCGTGGAGCGGGGGGATAGGGTTCCCTACGTGCCGCGCTGGACCACGCGGCTTGCGGGCGGGTATCGGGCGGCGCTTGCCCGTTCGCTGGAGGGCTTCCTTGCGGCCGAATATCAATATTCGAGCCGCTATCGCCGGGCGCCGTCCGAGGTGGCGGTGGGATACGATCCCCGCGTTTATCGCGGCGAAGCCTATGGCAACCTCCTCGCCCGCGCCGGCATGGAGGGGGATGGCTGGACCGTCTCGGCCTTCGTCGACAACCTGCTCGACGACCGCTCGATCCTGTTCAGCAGCGCCGATTTGGTGCCGGCGACCGGCGCTCCGCTCCGGCAGCTGACGCCCCGCCCCCGGACGATCGGCTTTTCCGGTTCGCTGCTATTCTGA
- the obgE gene encoding GTPase ObgE — MHFLDQAKIFIRSGAGGPGAVSFRREKYIEFGGPDGGDGGKGGDIVFEAVEGLNTLIDFRYTQHFRAPRGKGGSGQNRTGAGGNDLVIKIPVGTQILSDDKEHVLADFTKVGQRIVLLRGGDGGRGNASYKSSTNRAPRQHGTGWPGEEMWVWLRLKLLADAGLVGLPNAGKSTFINQVTNTKAKVGAYPFTTLHPQLGVVSHRGREFVMADIPGLIEGAAEGAGIGDRFLGHIERCRVLLHLVDANVENVAEAYRTVRGELDAYGAGLADKPEVVALNKADTLDEELVEALSAELEAECGKRPLPLSGATGAGSEAVLDAILAHLDAEAEPEQAEGGDWSPL, encoded by the coding sequence ATGCACTTTCTCGATCAGGCCAAGATATTCATCCGCTCCGGTGCCGGCGGCCCCGGCGCCGTGAGCTTTCGGCGCGAGAAATATATCGAGTTCGGCGGCCCCGACGGCGGCGATGGCGGCAAGGGCGGCGATATCGTGTTCGAAGCGGTCGAGGGGCTGAATACCCTCATAGACTTCCGCTACACCCAGCATTTTCGGGCGCCGCGCGGCAAGGGCGGCTCCGGCCAGAACCGGACCGGCGCCGGCGGCAACGATCTCGTCATCAAGATACCCGTGGGCACCCAAATCCTGTCCGACGACAAGGAGCATGTGCTGGCCGACTTCACCAAAGTGGGGCAGCGCATCGTCCTCCTGCGCGGCGGCGACGGCGGGCGCGGCAATGCCAGCTACAAGAGCTCGACCAACCGCGCTCCCCGCCAGCACGGCACGGGCTGGCCGGGCGAGGAGATGTGGGTGTGGCTGCGCCTCAAGCTGCTCGCCGACGCCGGGCTGGTCGGCCTGCCCAATGCGGGCAAGTCGACCTTCATCAACCAGGTCACCAACACCAAGGCCAAGGTCGGCGCCTATCCCTTCACCACGCTCCACCCGCAGCTCGGCGTCGTCAGCCATCGCGGCCGCGAGTTCGTCATGGCCGACATTCCCGGGCTAATCGAGGGCGCTGCCGAGGGCGCCGGCATCGGCGACCGGTTCCTGGGGCATATCGAACGTTGCCGAGTGCTGCTCCACCTGGTCGACGCCAATGTCGAGAATGTCGCCGAAGCCTACCGCACGGTTCGCGGCGAATTGGATGCCTATGGCGCAGGGCTCGCCGACAAGCCCGAGGTCGTCGCCCTGAACAAGGCCGACACGCTCGACGAGGAGCTGGTCGAGGCGCTCTCTGCGGAGTTGGAGGCCGAATGCGGCAAGCGCCCCCTCCCCCTCTCCGGCGCCACTGGGGCCGGCAGCGAGGCCGTGCTGGACGCCATCCTCGCCCATCTCGACGCCGAGGCGGAGCCCGAGCAGGCCGAAGGCGGCGACTGGTCGCCGCTATGA
- the rplU gene encoding 50S ribosomal protein L21, producing MFAVVRTGGKQYRVAAGDKIVVEKLAGEAGDTVTLDDVLLAGDGSDLKDTNGLTVSAEIVAQAKGEKVIVFKKRRRHNYRRKRGHRQQHTILRITAIGDQKAPAKKVAPKKEVAAPAPQAKEAAPKKAAAKKEAKPVADTSETKASPKAEAKEPVKKAATKKASTKKPAADKNA from the coding sequence ATGTTCGCAGTCGTGCGCACGGGCGGCAAGCAGTATCGCGTCGCCGCCGGAGACAAGATCGTCGTCGAGAAGCTGGCCGGCGAGGCCGGTGACACCGTCACGCTGGACGACGTCCTGCTCGCGGGCGACGGCTCCGACCTCAAGGACACCAACGGCCTTACCGTCTCGGCCGAGATCGTCGCGCAGGCGAAGGGCGAGAAGGTCATCGTCTTCAAGAAGCGTCGTCGGCACAATTACCGTCGCAAGCGGGGCCATCGCCAGCAGCACACGATCCTGAGGATCACGGCGATCGGCGACCAGAAGGCGCCAGCCAAGAAGGTCGCGCCGAAGAAGGAAGTGGCCGCTCCGGCTCCACAAGCCAAGGAAGCCGCGCCCAAGAAGGCGGCCGCCAAGAAGGAAGCGAAGCCCGTCGCCGACACGAGTGAGACGAAGGCATCGCCCAAGGCCGAAGCCAAGGAGCCGGTGAAGAAAGCCGCCACCAAAAAGGCGTCGACCAAGAAGCCCGCGGCTGATAAGAACGCGTAA
- a CDS encoding TetR/AcrR family transcriptional regulator has protein sequence MSITRERLSPEESRSAALEAARRLLIEAGPQAVTLKAVAAEIGKTHANLLHHFGSAAGLQSALAHHIGERVTAGIAEAVRRARQGEADAGEIVARTFDAFDREGAGALAAWMILSGNRDALNPILESIHHLVDQLGQGHEDRPVHETTLWLVLAALGDSLLGEAMAGALDLPRDRARDLARRHLLTAAGLAEDGRSG, from the coding sequence ATGTCAATAACACGTGAGCGCCTCAGCCCGGAGGAAAGCCGCTCCGCCGCACTTGAGGCGGCGCGACGGCTGCTGATCGAGGCGGGCCCTCAGGCCGTCACCTTGAAGGCGGTGGCGGCGGAGATCGGCAAGACCCACGCCAACCTCCTCCATCATTTCGGCTCGGCTGCGGGGTTGCAGTCGGCTCTCGCCCATCACATCGGGGAGCGGGTGACGGCCGGCATCGCCGAGGCGGTCCGCCGGGCTCGGCAGGGCGAGGCCGACGCGGGCGAGATCGTCGCGCGCACCTTCGACGCCTTCGATCGCGAGGGCGCGGGGGCGCTCGCCGCCTGGATGATCCTGTCCGGCAACCGCGATGCGTTGAACCCTATCCTGGAATCGATCCACCATCTCGTCGACCAGCTCGGCCAGGGCCATGAGGACCGGCCGGTGCACGAGACGACCCTGTGGCTGGTCCTCGCCGCGCTCGGCGATTCCTTGCTGGGCGAAGCCATGGCGGGAGCGCTGGACCTCCCGCGCGACAGAGCCCGCGACCTGGCGAGGCGGCACCTGCTCACGGCGGCCGGACTGGCGGAGGACGGGCGCAGCGGCTAG
- a CDS encoding curli assembly protein CsgF, whose product MSATPAFAQDLVYEPINPSFGGNPFNSAHLLGIANAQNDFKDPKSQSSSSQADIFARQLQSRLLSALSSQIVDAIFGENPQQQGTISFGGQTIDFFRDLESVTLNITNNETGEVTEIVIPTFIEVN is encoded by the coding sequence TTGTCGGCTACGCCGGCCTTCGCTCAGGACCTGGTCTACGAGCCGATCAATCCCTCCTTTGGGGGCAATCCGTTCAATTCGGCGCATCTTCTCGGCATCGCCAATGCCCAGAACGACTTCAAGGACCCCAAGTCCCAGTCGAGCAGCTCGCAGGCCGACATCTTCGCCCGCCAGCTGCAGTCGAGGCTGCTTTCGGCGTTGTCGTCGCAGATCGTGGACGCCATCTTCGGCGAGAATCCGCAGCAACAGGGCACCATCTCGTTCGGCGGCCAGACGATCGATTTCTTCCGCGATCTCGAGAGCGTCACGCTGAACATCACCAACAACGAGACCGGCGAAGTGACCGAGATCGTCATACCCACCTTCATCGAGGTCAACTGA
- a CDS encoding helix-turn-helix transcriptional regulator, with protein sequence MLGPIRPEAIYDATVGDEAFGRLASHVAETIGARSGVIHWRDPQSETVEISYSGYFAEEHMAVYEREFADCDVWAAATAKLDCANRVWNCDELVSPESYESSRIYNEWIRPMGDDTFRCVGAVLRFEGGIGEMGFHRGKGQPAFDDETIRALEASLDHLRRMIVMRSRLAAAERLRASAAATLNAIGHAVFTLHPKGHLLHCNEAGETLLQRGDGLTLRDRRLVARLPADQASLQAAIDRALSPSAAQAGGLFINRVEGRPYELTLASVGVGPAGRQVVIIATDPEARDGTLPGRLAALYGLTAAEAEVAVRLSQGASLDRLAEERRVAISTVRSQLKSIAAKLGCGRQSEMVALINNLPRLHNLG encoded by the coding sequence ATGCTCGGACCGATCCGTCCCGAGGCGATCTACGACGCGACGGTGGGCGACGAGGCGTTCGGTCGTCTTGCCTCCCATGTCGCGGAGACGATCGGGGCCCGGTCCGGCGTCATCCATTGGCGCGATCCGCAGTCCGAAACGGTTGAGATATCCTATTCCGGATATTTTGCCGAAGAGCATATGGCCGTGTACGAGCGGGAATTCGCGGACTGCGACGTTTGGGCGGCGGCGACGGCGAAACTGGACTGCGCCAACCGCGTCTGGAATTGCGACGAGCTCGTATCGCCGGAAAGCTACGAGAGCAGCCGGATCTACAATGAATGGATCCGGCCGATGGGCGACGACACGTTTCGCTGCGTCGGCGCCGTGCTTCGGTTTGAAGGAGGCATCGGCGAGATGGGCTTCCATCGCGGCAAGGGCCAGCCCGCCTTCGACGACGAGACGATCCGCGCCCTCGAGGCGAGCCTCGACCATCTGCGCCGCATGATCGTGATGCGCAGCAGGCTGGCCGCGGCGGAGCGGCTCCGCGCGAGCGCCGCGGCGACGCTGAACGCCATCGGCCATGCCGTCTTCACCCTCCACCCCAAGGGCCATCTCCTCCATTGCAACGAAGCCGGCGAGACGCTCCTGCAGCGGGGCGACGGCCTGACCTTGCGAGACCGACGCCTGGTCGCGCGCCTGCCTGCGGATCAGGCGTCTTTGCAGGCGGCCATCGACCGGGCTCTGTCGCCTTCCGCCGCGCAAGCTGGCGGTCTTTTCATCAACCGAGTGGAAGGACGACCCTATGAGCTCACGCTCGCATCGGTCGGCGTCGGCCCGGCCGGGAGGCAGGTCGTTATCATCGCGACCGATCCCGAGGCTCGCGATGGGACTCTGCCGGGGCGGCTCGCTGCCCTCTACGGGCTCACTGCCGCCGAGGCCGAGGTAGCGGTGCGCCTCTCCCAGGGCGCGTCTCTGGACAGGCTCGCCGAGGAGAGGCGGGTCGCGATCAGCACGGTCCGCAGTCAGCTGAAGTCCATCGCCGCCAAGCTCGGATGCGGGCGCCAGTCCGAGATGGTGGCGCTGATCAACAATCTGCCGCGTCTTCACAATCTCGGCTGA
- a CDS encoding GNAT family N-acetyltransferase, whose amino-acid sequence MFARTERLLLRPGWAEDAAALARAIGEEAIVRNLASAPWPYDLTHARAFLETERQPDEASFLIFRRTNGAPRLIGAAGLGRSPEDGVELGYWISRPHWGLGYATEAARAIIDIARHGLRLKKLSAGHFLDNPASGRVLEKLGFRPTGVIASRYSCGRDADAPCKLFELDLCAERTNDLAFNPCLEMAA is encoded by the coding sequence ATGTTCGCGAGAACCGAGAGACTGTTGTTGCGGCCGGGCTGGGCCGAGGACGCCGCCGCCCTGGCCCGCGCGATCGGCGAGGAAGCGATCGTCCGCAACCTGGCGAGCGCACCTTGGCCTTACGATCTGACCCACGCCCGGGCCTTCCTTGAAACGGAACGGCAGCCGGACGAGGCGAGCTTTCTCATCTTCCGCCGCACCAACGGCGCGCCGCGCCTGATCGGGGCGGCCGGACTCGGGCGCAGCCCCGAAGACGGTGTCGAGCTCGGCTACTGGATCTCGCGCCCGCATTGGGGCCTCGGCTATGCGACCGAAGCCGCCCGCGCGATCATCGACATCGCCCGCCATGGGTTGAGGCTGAAGAAGCTGAGCGCCGGCCATTTCCTCGACAACCCCGCCTCGGGACGGGTGCTCGAGAAGCTCGGCTTCCGGCCGACCGGCGTTATCGCATCGCGCTACAGCTGTGGCCGGGACGCCGACGCGCCGTGCAAGCTGTTCGAGCTCGACCTGTGCGCGGAGCGGACCAACGACCTGGCGTTCAATCCCTGCCTGGAGATGGCGGCCTGA
- the rpmA gene encoding 50S ribosomal protein L27 encodes MAHKKAGGSSRNGRDSAGRRLGVKKFGGEAVVGGNIIVRQRGTKYYPGANVGMGKDHTLFALTDGRVAFRDGKLGRKFVCVDPIMAQAAE; translated from the coding sequence ATGGCACATAAGAAGGCAGGTGGTAGCTCACGCAACGGTCGCGACAGCGCAGGCCGTCGTCTTGGCGTGAAGAAGTTCGGCGGCGAAGCGGTCGTCGGCGGCAACATCATCGTGCGTCAGCGCGGCACCAAATATTATCCGGGCGCGAACGTCGGCATGGGCAAGGATCATACCCTCTTTGCACTTACCGACGGCCGAGTCGCGTTCCGCGACGGCAAGCTTGGCCGCAAATTCGTGTGTGTAGACCCGATTATGGCGCAAGCAGCGGAATAA
- a CDS encoding NAD-dependent epimerase/dehydratase family protein has product MSPHRKSRTLAITGGTGFVGQHLLKMALASGYDVRALTRGWKPPEEAIVWVNGALDRPESLEKLAAGADAVIHIAGLINGDRKAFEAVNAGGTAAMIDAARKGGVRRFIHISSLAAREPDLSAYGWSKARSEKLVAASGLEWTTIRPPAVYGPGDRETLELFRMARRGFVALPPRGRFSVIHVEDLCRLILAVIDEPDTIAETYEPDDGVQEGWDHSDFARTLCRVFDKRASTWHMPKFLLRGAAGLDRLFRRQHAKLTPDRVDYFCHPDWVVAAERRPPHALWRPEVRTSNGLKATADWYRSEGWLR; this is encoded by the coding sequence ATGAGCCCGCATCGCAAAAGCCGCACCCTCGCCATCACCGGCGGGACGGGGTTCGTCGGGCAGCATCTCCTGAAGATGGCGCTGGCGTCGGGCTATGACGTGCGTGCGCTGACGCGGGGATGGAAGCCGCCCGAGGAGGCCATCGTCTGGGTCAACGGCGCGCTCGATCGGCCGGAGAGCCTGGAGAAGCTGGCGGCCGGCGCCGATGCCGTAATCCACATTGCCGGGCTCATCAACGGCGACCGCAAGGCGTTCGAGGCCGTGAACGCGGGTGGGACAGCCGCCATGATCGATGCGGCCCGCAAGGGGGGCGTGCGACGCTTCATCCACATCTCCTCCCTCGCCGCGCGCGAGCCGGACCTCTCGGCCTATGGCTGGTCGAAGGCGAGATCGGAAAAACTGGTCGCCGCCTCCGGCCTCGAATGGACGACCATCCGCCCACCCGCCGTCTACGGACCGGGTGACCGGGAGACGCTGGAACTGTTCAGGATGGCGCGGCGCGGCTTCGTCGCCCTCCCCCCGCGCGGCCGTTTCTCGGTGATCCATGTCGAGGATTTGTGCCGCCTGATCCTGGCGGTGATCGACGAACCGGACACGATCGCCGAGACTTACGAGCCCGATGATGGTGTGCAGGAGGGCTGGGACCATAGCGACTTCGCCCGCACCCTCTGCCGCGTCTTCGACAAGCGCGCCTCGACGTGGCATATGCCCAAATTCCTGCTGCGCGGCGCCGCCGGCCTCGACCGCCTCTTCCGCCGCCAGCACGCCAAGCTGACCCCGGACCGCGTCGACTATTTCTGCCATCCCGACTGGGTCGTGGCCGCCGAACGCCGCCCACCGCACGCGCTCTGGCGGCCGGAAGTGCGGACGTCGAACGGCCTCAAGGCGACGGCCGACTGGTATCGCTCGGAGGGTTGGCTTCGCTGA
- a CDS encoding acyl carrier protein has product MNDREETFAKVSELIAPFNKKGVTLAESTTFAGDLEWDSLTVMDFVAAIEDEFDILITMNMQAEIETVGQLVDAVEDLRNEE; this is encoded by the coding sequence ATGAACGATCGAGAAGAGACCTTCGCCAAGGTGAGCGAGCTGATCGCCCCCTTCAACAAGAAGGGCGTGACGCTTGCGGAGTCGACCACCTTTGCCGGCGATCTTGAGTGGGACAGCCTCACCGTCATGGATTTCGTGGCGGCGATCGAGGACGAGTTCGACATTCTCATCACCATGAACATGCAGGCCGAGATCGAGACCGTGGGGCAGCTGGTCGACGCCGTCGAGGATCTCAGGAACGAGGAATGA
- the hspQ gene encoding heat shock protein HspQ, protein MPRHESLLTDLWAAIKAPPVTHAEFAIGDVVRHRLFDFRGVIFDVDPVFANSEEWYEAIPEGMRPSRDQPFYHLLAENAESSYVAYVSQQNLIADDEGGPVHHPAISGIFHGFVDGRYELRREHRH, encoded by the coding sequence ATGCCCAGACACGAGTCCCTCCTCACCGACCTGTGGGCCGCGATCAAGGCGCCGCCGGTGACGCACGCCGAGTTCGCCATCGGCGACGTGGTCCGCCATCGCCTGTTCGACTTTCGCGGCGTGATCTTCGATGTCGACCCCGTCTTCGCCAACAGCGAGGAATGGTATGAGGCGATTCCCGAGGGCATGCGTCCGTCCAGGGACCAGCCCTTCTATCACCTGCTCGCCGAAAATGCGGAGAGCAGCTATGTCGCCTATGTGAGCCAGCAGAATCTGATCGCGGACGACGAAGGCGGACCGGTCCATCATCCCGCCATCTCGGGCATCTTCCACGGCTTTGTCGACGGCCGCTACGAGCTGCGGCGCGAACATCGCCATTAG